One window of the Halobacillus litoralis genome contains the following:
- a CDS encoding sigma-w pathway protein ysdB, with translation MIIILFRLLLLIAIAFIIYTAYKFIVNPRRKLELARDKREFYFHDNKDNTKENFLITLKGNVFEGEKYLGTTEDSFEVVNINVSAHNPEKLQGLDREDIYFMEQEILIRYPHASIEWKYPVNRLIIHPLKGGND, from the coding sequence ATGATAATTATTTTGTTCCGTTTACTATTATTGATAGCAATCGCGTTCATCATTTATACAGCCTATAAATTCATTGTAAATCCACGAAGAAAGTTAGAGTTAGCCAGGGACAAGAGGGAATTTTATTTTCATGACAATAAGGACAACACTAAGGAAAATTTCCTGATCACATTAAAGGGGAATGTTTTTGAAGGGGAAAAATACTTAGGGACGACTGAGGATTCATTTGAAGTGGTTAACATTAATGTGAGTGCCCACAATCCAGAAAAACTGCAAGGGCTTGATCGTGAAGATATCTATTTCATGGAACAGGAAATTTTAATACGCTACCCCCATGCCTCAATCGAGTGGAAATATCCTGTCAACAGACTGATCATCCACCCACTTAAAGGCGGAAATGATTGA
- a CDS encoding DUF1294 domain-containing protein: MDVFMYLLMYAVVMNIWLFSLMGLDKRRSKRKSWRIKERNLWILALAGGAAGGWSGMKLYRHKTKHKTFKLLFPILAIIHLATLAYMASKFYL; this comes from the coding sequence ATGGATGTCTTTATGTATCTTCTTATGTATGCAGTAGTGATGAACATATGGTTATTTTCCCTCATGGGTTTAGATAAGCGAAGATCTAAAAGAAAATCATGGCGTATTAAAGAACGTAATTTATGGATATTAGCGCTAGCAGGTGGCGCGGCAGGTGGCTGGAGTGGCATGAAGCTTTACCGTCACAAAACGAAGCATAAAACATTCAAGCTTCTTTTTCCTATCTTGGCAATCATTCATTTAGCAACCTTAGCTTACATGGCCAGTAAGTTCTATCTCTGA
- the infC gene encoding translation initiation factor IF-3 — protein MNVNEKIRAREVRLIDVNGEQLGVKSRNEALDIAANANLDLVMVAPNAKPPVCRVMDYGKYRFEQQKKEKEARKKQTVIKVKEVRLSPGIEDHDFNTKLRNARKFLEKGDKVKASVRFRGRAITHKELGQKVLERMAEECKDVAQVETKPKMEGRSMFLMLAPLNEK, from the coding sequence ATGAACGTTAATGAGAAAATCCGTGCCCGTGAAGTTCGTCTGATCGACGTGAATGGTGAGCAACTTGGAGTTAAATCACGTAATGAAGCTCTCGATATAGCAGCAAATGCGAATCTTGATCTTGTTATGGTGGCCCCAAATGCGAAGCCTCCGGTTTGCCGAGTGATGGACTACGGAAAGTATCGTTTCGAGCAGCAGAAGAAAGAAAAAGAAGCTCGTAAGAAACAAACGGTCATCAAAGTCAAAGAAGTTCGTCTCAGCCCTGGGATTGAAGACCATGACTTTAACACAAAACTCCGTAACGCACGCAAGTTTTTGGAGAAAGGTGACAAAGTGAAAGCATCTGTCCGTTTCCGCGGTCGTGCGATCACTCACAAAGAACTTGGCCAAAAAGTACTTGAACGCATGGCGGAAGAGTGCAAAGATGTAGCCCAAGTTGAGACCAAGCCTAAGATGGAAGGTCGTAGTATGTTCTTAATGCTTGCTCCTCTTAATGAGAAGTAA
- a CDS encoding TrmH family RNA methyltransferase, giving the protein MLTSLQNAKVKEWKKLHKRKYRDMKGQFLVEGVHLVEEVLKSDWDVVELIFREGTEFPFPEGIRVTEVSGQVFAAIAETETPQGIAALVKQKKLSYTPGNLTLMIDAVQDPGNIGTLIRTADAAGFDDVILGTGCVDLYNDKVIRSTQGSIFHVPIHTGDLQKYINHMKKHNVEIWAAALQKATPFQQLETPGKAGLIVGNEGQGIKEDLISQSDQRVYIPIYGQAESLNVAIAGAVLMYHLRG; this is encoded by the coding sequence ATGCTGACTTCCTTACAAAATGCAAAAGTGAAGGAATGGAAAAAACTACATAAGCGGAAGTATAGAGACATGAAGGGCCAGTTTCTTGTTGAAGGTGTTCACCTGGTAGAAGAAGTACTTAAAAGCGATTGGGATGTTGTTGAACTTATCTTTCGTGAAGGAACTGAATTCCCGTTTCCAGAGGGTATTAGGGTTACAGAAGTAAGTGGACAGGTTTTTGCAGCCATTGCCGAAACGGAAACCCCTCAAGGAATTGCCGCTCTCGTAAAACAGAAAAAGTTGTCATATACTCCTGGTAATTTGACCTTGATGATAGATGCTGTGCAGGATCCCGGAAACATCGGTACATTAATCAGAACGGCTGATGCAGCAGGGTTTGATGATGTCATTTTGGGTACAGGTTGTGTGGATCTTTATAATGATAAGGTCATTCGCTCAACTCAAGGTTCCATTTTCCACGTACCTATCCATACCGGAGACCTTCAAAAATATATAAACCACATGAAAAAACACAATGTAGAGATATGGGCAGCTGCTTTACAAAAGGCAACGCCATTTCAACAGCTTGAGACTCCCGGGAAGGCTGGATTGATTGTCGGGAATGAAGGGCAAGGTATAAAAGAAGATTTGATTTCACAATCAGATCAGCGGGTCTATATTCCAATTTACGGTCAAGCGGAGTCATTGAATGTTGCAATTGCTGGCGCGGTCTTGATGTATCATTTGAGAGGCTAA
- the sspI gene encoding small acid-soluble spore protein SspI, with protein MNLNLRAAILSNVSGHDAQQLEATIDDALQKGEEKMLPGLGVFFEMLWKESDESEKQEILGTLEQGLKQSNQ; from the coding sequence ATGAATCTGAACTTAAGAGCAGCAATCCTTTCAAATGTCAGTGGCCACGATGCCCAACAGCTTGAAGCTACGATTGATGATGCCCTGCAAAAAGGGGAAGAGAAAATGCTCCCAGGGCTGGGAGTCTTTTTTGAAATGTTGTGGAAAGAATCAGATGAATCGGAAAAACAGGAAATCCTGGGTACGCTGGAACAAGGACTTAAGCAATCCAACCAGTAA
- a CDS encoding TVP38/TMEM64 family protein produces MGETPNAILAWLEHREAWAPLLFIGIHLLRPFLFLPVMLVCITGGVLFGPIAGTAYSVVGTMLSSLLFYRTIRLVPSGLKKLKGLKERWLKKHANLTVKQVAVLRLVPFIHFHLLSYCLLEISADFKEYTKSSLFANLPLALVYTSVGQWITLFSIPMMFAFSGALIGLCFMIRKRYEVFVWRDFFQTSA; encoded by the coding sequence ATGGGCGAAACACCTAATGCAATCCTTGCTTGGTTAGAACATCGAGAAGCCTGGGCACCGCTCTTATTCATAGGTATTCATTTGTTAAGACCTTTTTTATTTTTACCTGTGATGCTTGTATGCATTACTGGAGGTGTATTGTTCGGACCGATTGCAGGCACTGCCTATTCCGTCGTAGGTACGATGTTATCCAGCTTATTGTTCTACAGAACCATTAGACTTGTGCCTTCAGGGTTGAAGAAATTGAAAGGTTTAAAAGAACGTTGGCTAAAGAAACATGCTAATCTTACTGTAAAGCAAGTGGCTGTTTTGCGCCTGGTCCCTTTTATACACTTTCATTTGTTATCTTATTGTTTGTTAGAAATCAGTGCAGATTTCAAGGAATATACAAAGTCTTCGTTATTTGCGAATCTTCCTTTAGCACTCGTATATACGTCAGTAGGGCAGTGGATTACATTATTTTCTATACCGATGATGTTTGCATTTTCAGGTGCTTTGATCGGTTTGTGTTTTATGATCAGAAAAAGATACGAAGTTTTTGTATGGAGAGATTTCTTCCAGACATCTGCTTAA
- the rplT gene encoding 50S ribosomal protein L20 produces the protein MPRVKGGTVTRKRRNRVLKLAKGYYGSKHALFKTAKQQVMKSGQYAYRDRRQKKRDFRKLWIARINAAARMNDISYSRLMHGLKLAGIEVNRKMLADLAVNDEQGFASLATQAKSALK, from the coding sequence ATGCCACGAGTAAAAGGTGGAACAGTGACACGTAAACGTCGTAACCGTGTCCTTAAACTAGCAAAAGGGTATTATGGTTCAAAACATGCACTATTCAAAACTGCAAAACAACAAGTAATGAAATCAGGTCAATATGCTTACCGTGACCGTCGTCAGAAGAAACGCGATTTCCGTAAGCTATGGATCGCTCGTATCAACGCTGCAGCGCGTATGAACGACATTTCTTACAGCCGTCTAATGCACGGTTTGAAACTTGCAGGTATCGAAGTGAACCGTAAAATGCTTGCAGATCTTGCTGTCAATGATGAGCAAGGTTTCGCTAGCTTGGCTACACAAGCTAAATCTGCACTTAAATAA
- the rpmI gene encoding 50S ribosomal protein L35, with protein MPKMKTHKGSQKRFKKTGTGKVKRSHAFTSHLFANKSTKQKRKLRKATLVSAGDYRRIKHMLPKD; from the coding sequence ATGCCAAAAATGAAAACCCATAAAGGTTCTCAAAAACGCTTCAAAAAGACTGGAACAGGTAAAGTGAAACGTTCCCATGCATTCACTAGCCACTTGTTCGCGAATAAATCTACTAAACAAAAGCGTAAATTGCGTAAAGCGACACTAGTTTCTGCTGGAGACTATCGTCGTATCAAGCATATGCTTCCGAAAGACTAA
- a CDS encoding dUTP diphosphatase has protein sequence MNWEPLYLMQRRLDQYIENQHQLQKGEKVEEKILALLVEVGELANETRCFKFWSTKGPSEKQVILEEYVDGVHFLLSLGIDLEFMYHSEHTEAYDSQTDAFLSIYKSIEQFRLYKNEETYMALFHEYLQLGLTLGLTEGELIKAYEDKNQVNFKRQDEGY, from the coding sequence ATGAATTGGGAACCATTATATCTCATGCAAAGGCGTCTAGACCAGTATATTGAAAATCAGCACCAACTTCAAAAAGGTGAGAAAGTGGAAGAAAAAATCTTAGCACTCCTTGTGGAAGTCGGAGAACTGGCAAACGAAACCAGATGTTTTAAATTCTGGAGTACTAAAGGTCCCAGTGAGAAACAAGTCATTTTAGAAGAATATGTAGATGGAGTTCATTTTTTGCTTTCTTTAGGTATTGATTTAGAGTTCATGTACCATTCTGAACATACTGAAGCTTATGACTCTCAAACTGATGCATTTTTGAGCATATATAAATCCATTGAGCAATTTCGTCTCTATAAAAATGAAGAAACCTATATGGCCCTTTTCCATGAGTATTTGCAATTAGGTTTGACTCTTGGGTTAACAGAGGGAGAACTTATCAAAGCCTATGAAGATAAGAATCAAGTCAACTTCAAGCGTCAAGATGAAGGTTATTAA
- a CDS encoding M42 family metallopeptidase, which yields MAKTDETLKMLKDLTDAKGVPGNEREARDVMKQYITPYADEVFTDNLGSLIAKKVGNKKGPSIMVAGHLDEVGFMVTRIDDNGYIYFQTVGGWWSQVMLAQRVTIMTRNGDLTGVIGSKPPHILPPEQRKKAVDIKDMFIDIGASSKEEALEFGVKPGDSVVPYFEFTQMKNEKMLLAKAWDNRIGCAIAIEVLKQLKGEKHPNIVYGVGTVQEEVGLRGARTSANMINPDIAFGVDVGIAGDTPGVSDKDASSKMGDGPQIILYDASMISHKGLRDFVTDTADEREIPYQFDSLAGGGTDSGAIHLSHDGVPALSITIATRYIHSHAAMLHRDDFENAVRLIVEVIKGMDADTVQRITFK from the coding sequence ATGGCAAAGACTGATGAAACGTTGAAAATGTTGAAAGATTTGACTGATGCCAAAGGTGTGCCTGGTAATGAAAGAGAAGCTCGCGATGTGATGAAACAGTATATCACTCCGTATGCAGATGAAGTATTTACGGATAACTTGGGCAGTCTGATCGCTAAAAAAGTAGGAAATAAAAAAGGGCCTAGTATCATGGTAGCCGGCCACCTTGATGAAGTCGGTTTTATGGTGACGAGAATTGATGATAACGGCTATATCTACTTCCAAACTGTCGGTGGATGGTGGAGCCAAGTGATGCTCGCTCAACGTGTTACGATCATGACACGTAACGGTGACTTGACTGGTGTGATCGGTTCAAAACCTCCACATATTCTGCCTCCAGAACAACGCAAAAAAGCCGTAGATATCAAAGACATGTTCATTGATATCGGTGCTTCAAGTAAAGAAGAGGCGCTCGAGTTTGGTGTGAAGCCAGGAGACTCTGTTGTTCCTTATTTTGAATTCACCCAAATGAAAAATGAAAAAATGTTGCTTGCTAAAGCATGGGATAACCGTATCGGTTGTGCAATTGCTATAGAAGTATTGAAGCAGCTGAAAGGTGAAAAACATCCGAACATTGTTTATGGAGTGGGTACGGTTCAGGAAGAAGTAGGTTTACGTGGTGCTCGTACTTCAGCTAACATGATCAACCCTGACATTGCTTTCGGTGTTGATGTTGGAATTGCCGGAGATACGCCTGGTGTCTCAGATAAAGATGCATCAAGCAAGATGGGGGATGGACCGCAAATCATCCTTTATGATGCTTCTATGATCTCTCACAAAGGTTTGCGTGATTTTGTGACAGATACAGCTGATGAGCGTGAGATTCCATATCAGTTTGATTCCCTGGCAGGTGGAGGGACGGATTCAGGTGCAATCCATTTAAGCCACGATGGCGTACCAGCACTATCAATCACTATAGCTACCCGTTATATCCATTCACATGCAGCAATGCTGCACCGGGATGATTTTGAAAACGCGGTACGATTGATTGTAGAAGTGATTAAAGGTATGGATGCAGATACAGTACAACGCATTACTTTCAAATAA